From Bacteroidales bacterium, a single genomic window includes:
- the miaA gene encoding tRNA (adenosine(37)-N6)-dimethylallyltransferase MiaA — translation MITILGPTATGKTRLAALVAAQINGEIISADSRQVYRGMDIGTGKDIADYEVDGKMMPVHLTDIADPGYEYNVYEYQRDFHAAYRDIVARGKTPLLCGGTGLYLEAVLKGYELQQVPENQQLRAELEQMSQEELVQLLSSYKQPHNVSDVTDHTRLIRAIEIGSFYHLYPQLAGQTPDPDPLVFGILYERAILRERITQRLQARLQQGMVEEVKRLLATGLKPKQLAFYGLEYKFLTRYVLGELTYDQMVSLLTIAIHQFAKRQMTWFRRMERNGIRIHWIDGNLPAEEKMEIILDEMNKSV, via the coding sequence ATGATCACGATTCTCGGCCCGACCGCCACCGGAAAAACACGCCTCGCCGCCCTGGTGGCGGCGCAAATCAACGGTGAGATCATCTCGGCCGACTCCCGCCAGGTGTACCGCGGAATGGACATCGGTACAGGCAAGGACATTGCGGATTATGAGGTGGATGGGAAAATGATGCCGGTTCACCTGACCGACATCGCCGACCCGGGTTACGAATACAATGTTTACGAGTATCAGCGGGATTTCCACGCTGCCTACCGGGACATCGTTGCGCGGGGAAAGACACCGTTGCTCTGCGGAGGGACCGGCCTGTACCTGGAAGCGGTGCTGAAGGGCTACGAACTTCAGCAGGTACCTGAAAATCAGCAGCTTCGCGCTGAGCTGGAACAAATGTCCCAGGAGGAGCTTGTCCAATTGCTCAGCTCCTATAAACAACCCCACAACGTATCCGACGTGACGGACCATACGCGCCTCATCCGCGCCATCGAGATCGGGTCGTTCTACCATCTTTACCCGCAGCTCGCCGGGCAGACACCTGATCCTGATCCACTCGTTTTTGGCATTCTTTACGAACGTGCCATCCTCAGGGAAAGAATCACGCAACGTTTGCAGGCACGGTTGCAGCAAGGAATGGTGGAGGAGGTGAAACGACTCCTCGCTACCGGCCTGAAACCAAAGCAGCTTGCATTCTATGGGCTTGAATATAAGTTTCTTACACGGTACGTCCTTGGTGAACTCACCTATGATCAGATGGTCAGCCTTCTCACCATCGCCATTCACCAGTTTGCCAAACGCCAGATGACCTGGTTCAGGAGAATGGAACGAAATGGTATACGGATACACTGGATTGATGGCAATCTTCCGGCTGAGGAAAAAATGGAAATTATTCTGGATGAAATGAACAAAAGTGTTTAA